In one Bombus fervidus isolate BK054 chromosome 16, iyBomFerv1, whole genome shotgun sequence genomic region, the following are encoded:
- the LOC139995419 gene encoding membrane metallo-endopeptidase-like 1 isoform X1, translated as MKFTWIIVFLAVIAADVNSILSNSFGLRWLLSVTTEESKLKKERPLCLTQQCKYLAKSLRESMNQSVNPCEDFYEYSCGNWPKHNPLPVDENRWNFLVKAERKVDDRLKEIMEEETKPDDLRATKFAKVAYKACLDTDEIERIGLQPLVSTMWRTGGWPLIMEKDEWDQEIYKWQIVDDYYARLTGLNSFHDVQVPMRYLIYNERSRLFVDTPRLSAKVDRLLDFDEIYVASSEEDDREEGSQERGSEEWPRSKEDDEFKILEKKIVKKNINNRTIHRERISEKIKTMKKHVMEIQLKEGTKGAIMQARVGNKRRYVERIVKSWEHELIYKSDSVGKSTETNSGKNHERIENTNNDLYFDDDDNESEGISVDQGEYNSGGKIDENDEENDNSNNAASGSGSGDYEWDDEDGNGSGDYERDDEDSSGNGSGDYNDDNENRDNDDSDNYDGTSKKDMEVENKRKMYAEYILNVSIALSEARGVSIPRERLLGDIGDLLKFQIRLLTYIHKYKKALTAELKVLQNRYGALKARTENGKINWMTKIKDVFATGRMEIPDDYVLTSADGYIKALTKLLDRTPSRIIVNYIHWNFLSKVIHATTKKMRELYYNWDGKVPTRRTNYCVEEMNAVNILGYEYVKRYLPEEVLQAASDTVNDIQREVEYRVKNSTWVDIGVGHIILDKLIYMKKQIEYPKSYRNITIMKERFRGLGASKSHFENMLSIMRYKKWRNLKTLFSENDASEAFGERTSGNFNPLLVNTMFSLWQDNIQITAANFQQLLFDFRQPWYTSYGIIGLVMSHQINHGFSIIDRMFDKDDDITVWSRKMKDAYRKRARSFIDQFTRYGVLEKKVGDFILQNYGLQTSDENIADTMALNYAFEAYKRRLRECGKSDVMLPGLEHMSNEQLFFLSFANLWCEVIKPDKLKEEIKDDLHRPGLLRVISSMSNSKDFAEAYNCPLNSPMNPTEKCSIWE; from the exons ATGAAATTCACATGGATTAT CGTATTTTTGGCTGTCATTGCAGCCGATGTCAATAGCATCTTGAGCAACTCCTTTGGTTTACGATGGTTATTAAGTGTAACTACAGAAGAATCAAAACTAAAGAAAGAACGACCGCTTTGCCTTACCCAACAATGCAAGTACCTTG CGAAGTCATTACGAGAGAGTATGAACCAAAGCGTGAATCCATGCGAAGATTTCTACGAGTATTCGTGTGGCAATTGGCCAAAGCATAATCCACTTCCTGTTGACGAAAACCGATGGAATTTCTTAGTTAAGGCAGAAAGAAAGGTTGATGACCGTCTTAAAG AAATtatggaagaagaaacgaaacctgATGATCTGCGTGCAACAAAATTCGCTAAAGTGGCGTATAAAGCTTGCTTGGACACAG ACGAGATAGAAAGAATTGGTCTCCAGCCACTTGTATCTACAATGTGGAGAACAGGTGGCTGGCCATTAATAATGGAGAAAGATGAATGGGATCAGGAAATATACAAATGGCAAATTGTGGACGATTACTATGCTCGTTTGACAGGATTAAATAGTTTCCATGATGTACAGGTTCCCATGAGGTACTTGATCTATAATGAAAGATCAAGGCTGTTT GTCGATACTCCTCGATTGTCGGCGAAAGTGGACAGACTTCTGGATTTCGATGAAATCTACGTAGCTAGCAGCGAAGAAGACGACCGCGAAGAAGGAAGTCAGGAACGAGGTAGCGAGGAATGGCCACGCTCTAAAGAGGACGACGAATTTAAAATCCtagaaaagaaaatcgttaagaaaaatattaataatcgtaCGATTCACAGGGAAAGAATAAGTGAAAAGATCAAGACGATGAAGAAACATGTCATGGAGATACAGTTAAAAGAAGGAACGAAAGGGGCCATAATGCAAGCAAGAGTTGGTAACAAGAGACGATACGTGGAAAGAATTGTTAAGTCGTGGGAACATGAGTTAATATATAAATCTGATAGTGTTGGAAAATCTACAGAGACGAATAGTGGAAAGAATCATGAAAGAATAGAGAATACGAATAACGACTTGTACTTTGACGACGATGATAATGAAAGCGAAGGCATCAGCGTGGATCAAGGAGAATACAATAGCGGCGGTAAAATCGATGAAAACGATGAAGAGAATGATAATAGCAATAATGCCGCAAGTGGTAGCGGTAGTGGTGATTATGAATGGGACGACGAAGACGGTAATGGAAGCGGTGACTATGAACGGGATGACGAAGATAGTAGTGGAAATGGCAGCGGCGATTACAATGATGATAACGAAAATAGAGATAACGACGATAGCGATAACTATGACGGAACTAGTAAAAAAGATATGGAAGtggaaaataagagaaaaatgtaCGCGGAGTATATACTAAATGTTAGCATAGCGCTTTCTGAAGCAAGAGGCGTTTCAATACCAAGGGAAAGGCTCCTGGGAGACATTGGCGACTTgcttaaatttcaaataagacTTCTAACG TACATACACAAATATAAGAAAGCGCTGACCGCTGAACTTAAAGTACTTCAAAACAGATATGGTGCTTTGAAGGCTCGGACGGAAAACGGGAAA ATTAACTGGAtgacgaaaataaaagatgtGTTTGCTACTGGACGTATGGAAATTCCTGACGATTATGTGTTAACTTCAGCCGATGGTTATATCAAAGCGTTGACAAAATTATTAGACAGAACTCCAAGTAGAATAATTG tGAATTACATACATTGGAATTTTCTTAGTAAAGTGATACACGCAACTACGAAAAAAATGAGagaattatactataattggGATGGTAAAGTACCCACAAGGAG aaCAAACTACTGTGTCGAAGAAATGAATGCGGTAAACATTTTGGGATACGAATATGTGAAACGATATTTACCAGAAGAAGTTCTACAAGcg GCTTCAGATACTGTAAACGACATTCAAAGAGAAGTTGAATATCGAGTCAAAAATTCAACTTGGGTGGACATTGGAGTCGGACATATTATTTtggataaattaatatacatgaaGAAACAGATCGAGTATCCGAAATCATATCGAAATATTACTATCATGAAAGAACGCTTCAGAGGC CTTGGCGCTAGCAAGTCGCATTTCGAAAACATGTTAAGCATTATGAGATATAAGAAATGGAGAAATCTAAAAACTTTATTCTCAGAAAATGATGCTTCCGAAGCATTCGGAGA ACGTACAAGCGGCAACTTTAATCCTTTGCTAGTAAACACCATGTTCTCACTATGGCAAGATAACATTC AAATAACAGCAGCAAATTTTCAACAGCTCCTCTTTGATTTTAGACAACCATG GTACACAAGTTATGGTATTATCGGACTAGTCATGAGTCATCAAATAAATCATGGTTTTAGTATTATAG ATCGTATGTTTGACAAAGATGATGATATCACGGTCTGGTCACGTAAAATGAAAGACGCGTACCGCAAAAGAGCGCGATCCTTCATAGATCAATTTACGAGATATGGTGTTTTGGAGAAGAAAGTTGGAGATTTTATACTACAG AATTATGGTCTGCAAACATCGGATGAAAATATTGCAGACACAATGGCCTTAAACTATGCATTTGAAGCTTACAAACGAAGACTACGAGAATGTGGAAAATCAGACGTTATGCTACCAGGATTAGAGCACATGAGTAACGAGCAACTATTCTTCTTGTCCTTTGCTAAC TTGTGGTGTGAAGTGATAAAACCGGACAAGTTAAAAGAGGAAATAAAAGACGATCTACACCGTCCCGGTTTGTTAAGAGTAATTTCTTCGATGTCTAATTCTAAAGATTTCGCTGAAGCTTACAATTGCCCATTAAATAGCCCTATGAACCCAACGGAGAAATGTAGTATATGGGAATAA
- the Sdhd gene encoding succinate dehydrogenase, subunit D produces MILKKVISPTIIHKVKQLELLSKSNLFANSCKLPQFGRTSSSLANVRQCLNSGTTSNRTNCLTKFPATTTLGTQISRNASTPTGDHVRMWVMERVVSTALPILIPAALIAENPILDGIMSVLVVMHSHWGLEAVITDYARPSVVGPVVPKFLHLTLLLISALTLSGLFILINNGPGVSRAVKDAWAIGKTPPPTIPASDEE; encoded by the exons atgattttaaaaaaagtaatatcTCCCACTATTATTCATAAGGTTAAACAACTAG aaTTACTTTCAAAATCTAATCTTTTTGCAAATTCTTGCAAACTGCCTCAATTTGGTAGAACATCTAGTAGTCTTGCCAATGTTAGACAATGTTTAAATTCTGGTACAACTAGCAATAGAACCAATTGCTTAACAAAG TTTCCAGCAACTACCACTTTAGGTACACAAATAAGCCGCAATGCAAGTACACCTACAGGTGATCATGTACGTATGTGGGTCATGGAAAGAGTTGTTTCAACAGCACTACCAATTTTGATACCCGCTGCTTTAATAGCAGAAAATCCAATTCTTGATGGTATAATGTCCGTATTAGTTGTAATGCATTCACATTG GGGTTTGGAAGCTGTTATTACAGACTATGCACGTCCTAGTGTTGTTGGACCTGTAGTGCCAAAATTTCTGCACCTTACGTTGCTTCTAATCTCAGCACTTACACTGTCTGGTCTGTTTATACTCATAAATAATGGTCCTGGGGTTTCAAGAGCTGTGAAAGATGCTTGGGCAATTGGCAAAACACCCCCACCAACCATACCTGCTTCTGATGAAGAATAA
- the LOC139995419 gene encoding uncharacterized protein isoform X2, which produces MKFTWIIVFLAVIAADVNSILSNSFGLRWLLSVTTEESKLKKERPLCLTQQCKYLAKSLRESMNQSVNPCEDFYEYSCGNWPKHNPLPVDENRWNFLVKAERKVDDRLKEIMEEETKPDDLRATKFAKVAYKACLDTDEIERIGLQPLVSTMWRTGGWPLIMEKDEWDQEIYKWQIVDDYYARLTGLNSFHDVQVPMRYLIYNERSRLFVDTPRLSAKVDRLLDFDEIYVASSEEDDREEGSQERGSEEWPRSKEDDEFKILEKKIVKKNINNRTIHRERISEKIKTMKKHVMEIQLKEGTKGAIMQARVGNKRRYVERIVKSWEHELIYKSDSVGKSTETNSGKNHERIENTNNDLYFDDDDNESEGISVDQGEYNSGGKIDENDEENDNSNNAASGSGSGDYEWDDEDGNGSGDYERDDEDSSGNGSGDYNDDNENRDNDDSDNYDGTSKKDMEVENKRKMYAEYILNVSIALSEARGVSIPRERLLGDIGDLLKFQIRLLTYIHKYKKALTAELKVLQNRYGALKARTENGKINWMTKIKDVFATGRMEIPDDYVLTSADGYIKALTKLLDRTPSRIIVNYIHWNFLSKVIHATTKKMRELYYNWDGKVPTRRTNYCVEEMNAVNILGYEYVKRYLPEEVLQAASDTVNDIQREVEYRVKNSTWVDIGVGHIILDKLIYMKKQIEYPKSYRNITIMKERFRGLGASKSHFENMLSIMRYKKWRNLKTLFSENDASEAFGERTSGNFNPLLVNTMFSLWQDNIQITAANFQQLLFDFRQP; this is translated from the exons ATGAAATTCACATGGATTAT CGTATTTTTGGCTGTCATTGCAGCCGATGTCAATAGCATCTTGAGCAACTCCTTTGGTTTACGATGGTTATTAAGTGTAACTACAGAAGAATCAAAACTAAAGAAAGAACGACCGCTTTGCCTTACCCAACAATGCAAGTACCTTG CGAAGTCATTACGAGAGAGTATGAACCAAAGCGTGAATCCATGCGAAGATTTCTACGAGTATTCGTGTGGCAATTGGCCAAAGCATAATCCACTTCCTGTTGACGAAAACCGATGGAATTTCTTAGTTAAGGCAGAAAGAAAGGTTGATGACCGTCTTAAAG AAATtatggaagaagaaacgaaacctgATGATCTGCGTGCAACAAAATTCGCTAAAGTGGCGTATAAAGCTTGCTTGGACACAG ACGAGATAGAAAGAATTGGTCTCCAGCCACTTGTATCTACAATGTGGAGAACAGGTGGCTGGCCATTAATAATGGAGAAAGATGAATGGGATCAGGAAATATACAAATGGCAAATTGTGGACGATTACTATGCTCGTTTGACAGGATTAAATAGTTTCCATGATGTACAGGTTCCCATGAGGTACTTGATCTATAATGAAAGATCAAGGCTGTTT GTCGATACTCCTCGATTGTCGGCGAAAGTGGACAGACTTCTGGATTTCGATGAAATCTACGTAGCTAGCAGCGAAGAAGACGACCGCGAAGAAGGAAGTCAGGAACGAGGTAGCGAGGAATGGCCACGCTCTAAAGAGGACGACGAATTTAAAATCCtagaaaagaaaatcgttaagaaaaatattaataatcgtaCGATTCACAGGGAAAGAATAAGTGAAAAGATCAAGACGATGAAGAAACATGTCATGGAGATACAGTTAAAAGAAGGAACGAAAGGGGCCATAATGCAAGCAAGAGTTGGTAACAAGAGACGATACGTGGAAAGAATTGTTAAGTCGTGGGAACATGAGTTAATATATAAATCTGATAGTGTTGGAAAATCTACAGAGACGAATAGTGGAAAGAATCATGAAAGAATAGAGAATACGAATAACGACTTGTACTTTGACGACGATGATAATGAAAGCGAAGGCATCAGCGTGGATCAAGGAGAATACAATAGCGGCGGTAAAATCGATGAAAACGATGAAGAGAATGATAATAGCAATAATGCCGCAAGTGGTAGCGGTAGTGGTGATTATGAATGGGACGACGAAGACGGTAATGGAAGCGGTGACTATGAACGGGATGACGAAGATAGTAGTGGAAATGGCAGCGGCGATTACAATGATGATAACGAAAATAGAGATAACGACGATAGCGATAACTATGACGGAACTAGTAAAAAAGATATGGAAGtggaaaataagagaaaaatgtaCGCGGAGTATATACTAAATGTTAGCATAGCGCTTTCTGAAGCAAGAGGCGTTTCAATACCAAGGGAAAGGCTCCTGGGAGACATTGGCGACTTgcttaaatttcaaataagacTTCTAACG TACATACACAAATATAAGAAAGCGCTGACCGCTGAACTTAAAGTACTTCAAAACAGATATGGTGCTTTGAAGGCTCGGACGGAAAACGGGAAA ATTAACTGGAtgacgaaaataaaagatgtGTTTGCTACTGGACGTATGGAAATTCCTGACGATTATGTGTTAACTTCAGCCGATGGTTATATCAAAGCGTTGACAAAATTATTAGACAGAACTCCAAGTAGAATAATTG tGAATTACATACATTGGAATTTTCTTAGTAAAGTGATACACGCAACTACGAAAAAAATGAGagaattatactataattggGATGGTAAAGTACCCACAAGGAG aaCAAACTACTGTGTCGAAGAAATGAATGCGGTAAACATTTTGGGATACGAATATGTGAAACGATATTTACCAGAAGAAGTTCTACAAGcg GCTTCAGATACTGTAAACGACATTCAAAGAGAAGTTGAATATCGAGTCAAAAATTCAACTTGGGTGGACATTGGAGTCGGACATATTATTTtggataaattaatatacatgaaGAAACAGATCGAGTATCCGAAATCATATCGAAATATTACTATCATGAAAGAACGCTTCAGAGGC CTTGGCGCTAGCAAGTCGCATTTCGAAAACATGTTAAGCATTATGAGATATAAGAAATGGAGAAATCTAAAAACTTTATTCTCAGAAAATGATGCTTCCGAAGCATTCGGAGA ACGTACAAGCGGCAACTTTAATCCTTTGCTAGTAAACACCATGTTCTCACTATGGCAAGATAACATTC AAATAACAGCAGCAAATTTTCAACAGCTCCTCTTTGATTTTAGACAACCATG A
- the Pcd gene encoding pterin-4a-carbinolamine dehydratase has translation MSTSTRMRLMNGGGILRGKIFHIFDRRSISAPALKKNKMGKLTQEEREKDLKTLLSNGWSVQQNRDAIYKEFLFKNFNQAFGFMTKVALQAEKMDHHPEWFNVYNKVNITLSSHDVNGLSQRDVKLASFIDKAAKVGEN, from the exons atgtcGACTTCAACGCGCATGCGACTTATGAATGGTGGGGGAATACTACGGGGAAAGATATTCCATATTTTCGATCGAAGAAGTATATCTGCTCCTGctttaaaaaagaacaaaatg ggAAAACTTACTCAAGAAGAACGAGAAAAGGATTTAAAAACATTGTTATCTAATGGTTGGTCTGTGCAACAAAATAGAGATGCTATTTAtaaggaatttttattcaaaaactTTAATCAA GCATTTGGTTTTATGACAAAAGTTGCATTGCAAGCAGAAAAAATGGATCATCACCCTGAATGGTTCAATGTTTACAACAAAGTAAACATTACTTTGTCTTCTCATGATGTAAATGGTTTATCACAGAGGGATGTAAAACTTGCATCTTTCATAGACAAGGCTGCTAAAGTGGGAGAaaactaa